The Chitinophagaceae bacterium genome window below encodes:
- a CDS encoding ABC transporter substrate-binding protein, which produces MIKNTGKESSVGRWRLAVGRVYLSYFSFFIFYSSFLFLSSCGKAKKNEENFFRYNEVSGISSLDPAFAKSQSVIWATHQLYNTLVETDEQLHIIPSLAKSWDISTDRLSIVFHLRKDVFFHDHEVFPNGKGRKMIAADVAYSFQRLMDKNTASPGAWIFNNRVDAEKGFVAVDDSTFQINLLKPFVQILGVLSNVYCSIVPKEVVEKYGTDFRRNPCGTGPFQYKAWEEGQALILVKNKNYFETDSTGFHLPYLDGIKITFLDNKASEFLEFRQGRVHFINDIDPSFKDEVLNKKGELRDSWKNKIILNKHPYLNIEYIGILVDSTNELVKKSPLRLKAIRQAINYGFDRRKMMLYLCNSIGTAAESGFVPMGLPSFDTTVVKGYTYNKEKAISLLQQAGFRSMKNMPEIKLLTIPIYADLGSYIARQLQDIGLNVKVEAVQKSLLLTQTSKSEALFFRASWIADYPDAENYFSVFYGKNPAPPNYTRYHNTSFDALYEQSNREPNDSIRYRLYQQMDQMLMDNPPVVPLWYDMVIHLVQPNVKGFKPNALNWLELRKTRIR; this is translated from the coding sequence ATGATTAAAAATACAGGAAAGGAAAGCAGTGTTGGCCGATGGAGGTTGGCAGTTGGCAGGGTTTACCTTTCTTATTTTTCATTTTTCATTTTTTATTCTTCATTTCTGTTCCTTTCATCTTGTGGGAAAGCAAAGAAAAATGAGGAGAACTTCTTTCGCTACAATGAAGTGAGCGGAATCAGTTCGCTTGATCCTGCATTTGCAAAAAGTCAATCTGTAATCTGGGCAACCCATCAGCTTTATAATACACTGGTTGAAACAGATGAACAGTTGCACATTATTCCATCACTGGCCAAAAGCTGGGATATCAGTACAGACAGGTTGAGTATTGTGTTTCATTTACGGAAAGATGTGTTCTTTCATGATCATGAAGTGTTCCCAAATGGAAAGGGAAGGAAAATGATTGCTGCTGATGTGGCTTACAGTTTTCAACGGTTGATGGATAAGAATACTGCCAGCCCGGGTGCCTGGATCTTTAATAACAGAGTCGATGCAGAAAAAGGATTTGTTGCGGTAGATGATTCTACTTTCCAGATTAATTTATTAAAACCGTTTGTGCAGATACTTGGAGTATTGAGTAATGTGTATTGCTCCATTGTACCGAAAGAAGTGGTGGAAAAGTATGGAACTGATTTTCGCCGCAACCCCTGTGGCACCGGCCCTTTTCAGTACAAAGCATGGGAAGAAGGTCAGGCGTTGATCCTGGTAAAGAATAAAAATTATTTTGAAACAGACAGTACAGGTTTTCATCTTCCTTATCTCGATGGAATAAAAATTACTTTCTTGGATAATAAAGCAAGTGAGTTTCTTGAGTTCAGGCAGGGACGAGTGCATTTCATCAATGATATTGATCCTTCATTTAAAGATGAAGTGCTGAATAAAAAAGGAGAGCTGAGAGATAGCTGGAAGAATAAGATTATTTTAAACAAACATCCTTATTTAAATATTGAGTATATCGGTATACTGGTTGACTCAACCAATGAACTGGTTAAAAAATCTCCGCTGCGGTTGAAAGCAATCCGGCAGGCTATTAATTATGGATTCGACAGAAGAAAGATGATGCTGTACCTCTGCAACTCAATTGGTACTGCAGCAGAAAGTGGTTTTGTGCCAATGGGTTTACCCAGCTTTGATACAACGGTTGTAAAAGGTTATACATATAATAAAGAAAAGGCAATATCCCTGCTGCAGCAGGCAGGTTTCAGATCAATGAAGAATATGCCTGAAATAAAATTGCTCACCATCCCCATCTATGCCGACCTGGGAAGTTATATCGCAAGACAATTACAGGATATTGGATTGAATGTAAAAGTAGAAGCTGTTCAAAAAAGTTTATTGCTTACACAAACTTCTAAAAGCGAAGCATTGTTTTTCCGAGCCAGCTGGATTGCTGATTACCCCGATGCTGAAAATTATTTCAGTGTTTTTTATGGCAAGAATCCTGCACCTCCAAACTATACACGTTATCATAACACTTCTTTCGATGCATTATATGAACAGTCAAACAGGGAACCAAATGATTCAATACGTTACCGGTTATATCAGCAAATGGATCAGATGCTGATGGACAATCCTCCTGTTGTTCCGCTTTGGTATGATATGGTCATTCATCTTGTTCAGCCAAACGTAAAAGGGTTTAAACCCAATGCTCTCAATTGGCTTGAACTCCGTAAAACTCGAATCAGGTAG
- a CDS encoding M1 family metallopeptidase, whose translation MKKKNLYIPSALFTVFCFLTLTAFPQQKENEFTRNDTLRGTNTVERSWWDVVMYDLHVTPNIEKFTITGTNTIYFKVVKKVNNRMQVDLQEPLTIDSAVLNGVAVTFTRDGHAWFINIPNKKLPKSINSNTAIHQLQLFYHGVPKPALRAPWDGGIVWKKDKKGNPFVGTAFQGLGASVWWPCKDHQSDEPDSTLISITAPDTLMDISNGRLRNVVADGKGNKIWTWFVSQPINTYSVTMNIGKYAHFSDTLMGEKGKLDLDYYVLEYNLDKAKKQFEQVKPMLHAFEYWFGPYPFYEDGYKLVESNYLGMEHQSAVAYGNEYMNGYRGRDLSGTGWGNKWDFIIIHESGHEWFGNNITTKDIADMWVHEGFTNYSETLYTDYIFGTEAGNSYVQGIRKNIQNDKLIIGKYNLNNEGSGDMYYKASNMIHNIRQIIGDKSSFRLLLRDMNQKYWHKTVTTAEIEDFISKRTGFKLSKMFDQYLRTTQIPTLEYYLAQEGGAQILYYRWSNCIAGFNMPILLPGNSNPKYGLMLATEKWQKMHTNFKADEDISKYMDRNFYVNYHKVK comes from the coding sequence GTGAAAAAAAAGAATCTATACATACCATCAGCCCTGTTTACTGTATTTTGTTTTCTGACACTTACAGCTTTTCCTCAGCAAAAAGAAAATGAATTTACAAGGAATGATACATTGCGGGGAACCAATACTGTTGAAAGGTCATGGTGGGATGTTGTGATGTATGATCTGCATGTTACTCCCAACATTGAAAAATTTACAATTACCGGAACAAATACAATCTATTTTAAAGTTGTAAAGAAAGTAAACAACCGGATGCAGGTTGACTTACAGGAACCACTGACTATTGACAGTGCTGTTTTAAATGGAGTTGCGGTTACATTTACAAGAGATGGTCATGCATGGTTCATCAATATTCCCAATAAAAAATTACCAAAGTCAATTAATAGTAATACAGCAATCCATCAATTACAATTATTTTATCACGGTGTACCTAAGCCTGCATTAAGAGCGCCATGGGATGGAGGTATTGTATGGAAAAAAGATAAGAAAGGAAATCCATTTGTTGGTACAGCCTTCCAGGGATTGGGTGCAAGCGTTTGGTGGCCCTGCAAAGATCATCAGAGTGATGAACCCGACAGTACACTCATCAGCATCACTGCACCCGACACATTAATGGATATTTCAAACGGGCGTCTGAGAAATGTTGTGGCAGATGGAAAAGGAAATAAAATCTGGACATGGTTTGTAAGCCAGCCAATTAATACATACAGTGTAACCATGAACATTGGCAAGTATGCGCATTTCAGCGATACACTGATGGGAGAAAAAGGAAAGCTTGATCTTGATTATTATGTATTAGAATACAACCTTGACAAAGCAAAAAAACAGTTTGAACAGGTGAAACCCATGCTTCATGCGTTTGAATACTGGTTTGGTCCCTATCCGTTTTATGAAGATGGATATAAACTGGTAGAAAGTAATTATCTCGGCATGGAACATCAGAGTGCAGTTGCTTATGGCAATGAATATATGAACGGATACAGAGGAAGAGATTTGAGCGGAACAGGTTGGGGAAACAAATGGGATTTTATTATCATTCATGAAAGCGGGCACGAATGGTTTGGGAATAATATAACAACAAAAGATATTGCTGATATGTGGGTGCATGAAGGTTTTACAAATTACAGTGAAACGCTTTATACTGACTATATTTTCGGAACTGAAGCAGGTAATTCCTATGTCCAAGGCATTCGAAAGAATATTCAGAATGATAAGCTGATCATTGGCAAATACAATCTGAACAATGAAGGAAGCGGCGATATGTATTACAAAGCCAGCAACATGATTCATAACATCAGGCAGATTATTGGCGATAAAAGTTCTTTCCGTTTATTGCTGCGTGATATGAATCAAAAATATTGGCACAAAACCGTTACCACTGCAGAGATAGAAGATTTTATTTCGAAACGTACTGGATTCAAGTTGTCAAAAATGTTTGATCAGTACCTGAGAACAACACAGATTCCAACACTTGAATATTATCTTGCACAGGAAGGCGGCGCACAGATACTGTATTACCGCTGGTCGAATTGTATTGCTGGTTTCAACATGCCTATTTTATTACCCGGCAACAGCAATCCTAAATATGGATTAATGCTGGCAACTGAAAAATGGCAGAAGATGCATACCAACTTTAAAGCAGATGAAGACATCAGCAAATACATGGACAGAAACTTTTATGTAAACTATCATAAGGTAAAATAA
- a CDS encoding polysaccharide biosynthesis C-terminal domain-containing protein has translation MGQIRKQAIISSIVIYIGFFFGFINTWFFTKNGSFTPSEYALTRLFFDVGQTMYAFANLGVISVIYKFFPYYKDNLKQKENDLMTWALLTAIGGFILVAIGGWIFEPLIVQKFSGRSALFVDYYKWIFPFGLGILLFTILEAFSNNLKKTIFPAFLRETALRLLTLALIGIYLLGLIDFHLFMQLFAFLYLVITMILATLLISNKQLHFTFSVSRVTRKFKKKIAVLGSYVFAGQIIFILSQVMDSIFIASLIGLTQTGIFALASFIANLIQIPQRSIVSITLPALSQAWKDKNMIEIDRIYKRSSINLLLAALFIFGGIWLNIGDAFRLLHIQSEYATGITVIFILSISRLIDAGTGVNAQIIATSTQWRFEFMTGVILLLLILPLNYILIKKIGIEGSAYANLISFSIYNAIRYAFLWKRYNLQPFSSKTLLSILLGVAAYFISYFLFRDMQGWMGVILRSLLFSIIFLAGIFVLKLTPDAMQLVEVAKKRFGKN, from the coding sequence ATGGGACAAATCAGGAAGCAAGCCATCATTTCCAGCATAGTCATTTATATTGGCTTTTTTTTCGGCTTTATCAATACCTGGTTCTTTACCAAGAACGGATCTTTCACTCCATCTGAATATGCATTAACCCGTTTGTTTTTTGATGTAGGACAAACGATGTACGCATTCGCCAACCTTGGTGTTATTTCAGTTATCTATAAATTCTTTCCCTATTACAAAGACAACCTGAAGCAGAAAGAAAATGATTTGATGACATGGGCTTTGCTCACTGCCATTGGAGGCTTTATTCTTGTCGCAATTGGAGGATGGATCTTTGAACCATTAATCGTTCAGAAGTTTTCCGGTCGCTCTGCTTTATTTGTTGATTATTACAAATGGATATTCCCTTTCGGATTGGGCATATTACTGTTTACAATATTGGAAGCATTCAGCAACAATTTAAAGAAAACCATTTTCCCTGCTTTTCTCCGTGAAACAGCTTTGCGCCTCCTTACATTGGCATTGATTGGAATCTATTTACTCGGCCTGATTGATTTCCATCTTTTCATGCAGTTGTTTGCATTCCTGTACCTGGTTATAACAATGATACTTGCAACATTACTGATCAGCAACAAGCAGCTTCATTTTACATTCAGCGTCAGCCGGGTAACAAGGAAGTTCAAAAAGAAAATAGCTGTTCTTGGCAGTTATGTATTTGCGGGACAGATCATTTTTATCCTTTCACAGGTAATGGACAGCATTTTTATTGCCAGTTTAATAGGGCTGACACAAACCGGCATTTTCGCTTTGGCATCCTTTATTGCCAACCTCATTCAGATTCCGCAACGCAGTATTGTCTCCATTACTTTACCTGCTTTATCGCAGGCATGGAAGGATAAGAATATGATTGAAATCGATCGTATATACAAACGGTCTTCCATCAATCTTTTGCTTGCTGCGCTATTTATTTTTGGCGGGATCTGGCTGAATATCGGCGATGCATTCCGCCTGCTTCATATTCAAAGTGAATATGCAACAGGGATTACGGTTATTTTTATTCTCAGTATTTCAAGATTGATTGATGCAGGTACAGGTGTAAATGCACAGATTATTGCCACTTCAACACAATGGCGCTTTGAATTTATGACAGGAGTGATCCTGTTATTACTGATCCTGCCTTTAAATTATATCCTCATCAAAAAAATTGGTATCGAAGGAAGTGCTTACGCCAACCTCATTTCTTTTTCCATTTATAATGCCATCCGCTATGCCTTTTTATGGAAACGGTACAATCTGCAACCTTTCAGCAGCAAAACATTACTGAGTATTTTACTGGGTGTTGCAGCCTACTTCATCAGTTATTTCCTGTTCAGGGATATGCAGGGATGGATGGGTGTAATCTTACGCAGCCTGTTATTCAGCATTATTTTCCTTGCAGGAATTTTTGTATTGAAGCTTACCCCTGATGCAATGCAATTGGTTGAAGTAGCGAAGAAACGTTTCGGGAAAAACTAA
- the hisA gene encoding 1-(5-phosphoribosyl)-5-[(5-phosphoribosylamino)methylideneamino]imidazole-4-carboxamide isomerase, protein MQIIPAIDIIDGKCVRLTEGDYSQKIIYNENPIEVAKEFEDAGLNRLHLVDLDGAKAGAVKNWKVLEAITSKTSLVIDFGGGIKKEEDVKIVLESGAAFATVGSIAVKDEATFVRWLKQFGADKFLLGADVKNEKIAVGGWLETTDIWIYDFIEKYLSHGVQQIFCTDVSKDGKLEGPATELYKNILQKFPKLHFIASGGVSSMKDLDELAAIGCNGAIVGKAIYEGRITLNELKKFS, encoded by the coding sequence ATGCAGATTATTCCGGCAATAGATATCATCGATGGAAAATGCGTTCGATTGACTGAAGGAGATTATTCTCAGAAAATAATTTATAATGAAAATCCTATAGAAGTAGCTAAAGAATTTGAAGATGCTGGTCTCAACCGTTTACACCTTGTTGATCTTGATGGTGCCAAAGCAGGTGCAGTAAAAAACTGGAAAGTGCTGGAGGCAATTACTTCCAAGACTTCATTGGTAATAGATTTCGGCGGTGGTATTAAGAAAGAAGAAGATGTAAAAATCGTGTTGGAATCTGGTGCTGCATTTGCTACAGTTGGAAGTATTGCTGTAAAAGATGAAGCAACATTTGTTAGATGGTTGAAACAGTTTGGTGCTGATAAGTTTTTATTAGGTGCAGATGTAAAGAATGAAAAGATTGCTGTTGGCGGCTGGCTGGAAACAACTGATATCTGGATCTACGATTTCATTGAAAAATATCTCAGTCATGGAGTACAGCAGATATTCTGCACCGATGTAAGCAAGGATGGAAAACTGGAAGGTCCAGCAACAGAACTTTATAAAAACATTCTTCAAAAATTTCCTAAACTTCATTTTATTGCAAGTGGTGGTGTAAGCTCCATGAAAGATCTGGACGAACTGGCAGCGATTGGCTGTAACGGGGCCATTGTTGGTAAAGCCATTTACGAAGGACGGATAACCCTGAACGAATTGAAAAAGTTTTCCTGA
- the hisH gene encoding imidazole glycerol phosphate synthase subunit HisH, giving the protein MAIVRYNAGKIQSVLFALERLGLDAKVTDDFEELQKADKVIFPGVGAARSAMDSLKEKGLDTIIKDLKQPVLGICVGMQLLFDYSEENDTECLGIIPAKVKLFQSEIISPDIPIKVPQIGWNDIYNLKTGLFKDVPENSYVYYVHSYYAEMNPYCIATSNYGLEYAGAVQKDNFYGVQFHTEKSAKVGEQILKNFLEQ; this is encoded by the coding sequence ATAGCAATTGTAAGATATAACGCAGGAAAGATTCAGTCGGTGCTGTTTGCATTGGAGCGCTTGGGACTTGATGCAAAAGTGACGGATGATTTTGAAGAGCTGCAGAAAGCAGATAAAGTCATTTTTCCCGGAGTGGGTGCAGCCAGAAGTGCAATGGATAGCCTGAAAGAAAAAGGTCTGGACACTATTATTAAAGATTTAAAACAACCGGTGCTGGGAATTTGTGTGGGGATGCAATTGCTGTTTGATTATTCTGAAGAAAATGATACAGAATGTTTGGGAATTATTCCTGCAAAAGTAAAACTGTTTCAGAGTGAGATCATCAGCCCCGATATCCCCATTAAAGTACCACAGATAGGTTGGAACGATATTTATAATCTGAAGACCGGGCTGTTCAAAGATGTTCCTGAAAACAGTTATGTATATTATGTTCACAGTTATTATGCTGAAATGAATCCTTACTGTATTGCCACTTCGAATTACGGATTGGAATACGCTGGTGCTGTACAGAAGGATAATTTTTATGGCGTACAGTTTCATACAGAGAAGAGTGCGAAAGTGGGAGAGCAGATTTTAAAAAATTTTTTAGAACAGTAA
- a CDS encoding transposase, with product MKDIDFRDGYVIRDQFATHFLTFTVCGWIDLFSRQVYRDIVLDALRFAQQQEQLILNAYVIMSNHMHLIARANDKQKKTLSDIIRDFKKFTHKQMVTVIESEKESRSIWMKHQFKYYGTKNPNNKGWQIWSNDNHPEECFSKAFTDTKLDYTHDNPVRAGIVEKPEDYLYSSASNYILGRGIMNVELI from the coding sequence ATGAAGGATATAGATTTCAGAGATGGTTATGTGATAAGGGATCAGTTTGCAACACACTTCTTAACGTTTACCGTGTGTGGTTGGATTGATTTGTTTTCACGGCAGGTGTACAGAGATATTGTATTGGACGCATTGCGTTTTGCCCAACAACAGGAGCAGTTAATTTTAAACGCTTATGTAATTATGAGTAACCATATGCACCTGATAGCAAGAGCAAACGATAAACAGAAAAAAACATTAAGTGATATTATTCGTGACTTTAAAAAATTTACACATAAACAAATGGTGACGGTTATAGAAAGTGAAAAAGAAAGCAGGAGTATTTGGATGAAGCATCAATTTAAATATTATGGAACGAAAAACCCAAATAATAAAGGATGGCAAATATGGAGTAACGATAATCATCCCGAAGAATGTTTCAGCAAAGCATTTACAGATACAAAGTTGGATTATACACATGACAATCCTGTAAGAGCAGGTATTGTTGAAAAGCCGGAAGATTATCTGTATTCCAGTGCATCGAATTATATTTTGGGGAGAGGGATTATGAATGTTGAGCTGATTTGA
- a CDS encoding phosphoribosylanthranilate isomerase: MDRGRGGRIKVCGMTDLEQMHQLGEMGVEFAGMIFYHKSPRFVLKHLTGVQVKRAKLKVYKVGVFVNASYDEIINHVENFGLHMVQLHGDETPKFCEKVSDYISVIKAFRIAEDDNIPWKIKDYYEACDMFMFDTMGAGYGGTGKKFNWDMLKGLNIGKPFFLSGGIEPTDAAAVKEFAKEEVAKDLFSLDVNSKFETMPGVKDMGLLRKFLSELPPKLDK; the protein is encoded by the coding sequence ATGGATAGGGGGCGAGGGGGGCGTATTAAAGTTTGCGGTATGACAGACCTGGAACAGATGCATCAACTCGGTGAAATGGGTGTAGAGTTTGCAGGCATGATCTTTTATCACAAGTCGCCGAGATTTGTGCTGAAGCATTTAACCGGTGTACAGGTGAAGCGGGCAAAGCTGAAAGTGTATAAAGTAGGTGTGTTTGTGAATGCTTCCTATGATGAGATCATTAACCATGTAGAGAATTTCGGTTTGCATATGGTGCAGCTGCATGGCGATGAAACACCCAAGTTCTGTGAAAAGGTATCGGATTATATTTCAGTGATCAAGGCATTCCGTATTGCAGAAGATGATAATATTCCGTGGAAGATCAAAGACTATTATGAAGCCTGCGATATGTTTATGTTTGATACCATGGGTGCAGGATATGGAGGAACGGGAAAGAAATTCAACTGGGACATGCTGAAGGGATTGAATATCGGCAAACCTTTTTTCTTAAGTGGCGGAATTGAACCAACTGATGCAGCAGCTGTTAAAGAGTTTGCAAAAGAAGAAGTGGCGAAAGATCTGTTTTCATTGGATGTGAACAGCAAATTTGAAACAATGCCGGGGGTGAAGGATATGGGTTTGTTGAGGAAGTTTTTGTCTGAACTCCCGCCGAAGCTGGACAAGTGA
- a CDS encoding phosphoribosylanthranilate isomerase: MNIKVCGITQLKQLQQLEGLDIDFAGFIFDKDSPRYAEGKLDKKEVKKADYDLKKVGVFVNPTYSDILDAIEDYGLDVVQLHGEETPEFCSDLNEDIEVIKAFRIDETTGSIDELVAPYDGACDYYLFDTKSADAKGGTGKQFDWSIIAKSKIEKPFFLSGGIGVADIAKIKAFKHPDFYGVDINSKVEKEPGEKDMALVLQFKLGMK; this comes from the coding sequence ATGAATATTAAAGTTTGCGGCATTACACAGCTGAAACAGTTACAGCAGTTAGAAGGACTGGATATTGATTTTGCCGGATTTATTTTCGACAAAGATTCTCCGAGATATGCGGAAGGAAAGCTCGATAAAAAAGAAGTGAAGAAAGCAGATTATGATCTGAAGAAGGTAGGTGTGTTTGTAAATCCAACGTACAGTGATATCCTCGATGCCATTGAAGATTATGGGTTGGATGTGGTGCAGCTGCATGGTGAAGAAACACCTGAATTCTGCAGTGATTTGAATGAAGATATTGAAGTGATCAAAGCATTCCGTATTGATGAAACAACAGGTTCTATTGATGAACTGGTTGCGCCTTATGACGGAGCCTGTGATTATTATCTGTTCGATACAAAAAGTGCTGATGCGAAAGGCGGAACCGGTAAACAGTTCGACTGGAGCATCATTGCAAAAAGCAAAATTGAAAAACCATTTTTCCTGAGTGGGGGAATTGGTGTGGCTGATATTGCAAAGATCAAAGCATTTAAACATCCTGATTTTTACGGAGTGGATATTAACAGCAAAGTGGAAAAAGAACCGGGTGAAAAAGATATGGCATTAGTGCTGCAGTTTAAGCTGGGGATGAAATAA
- the trpC gene encoding indole-3-glycerol phosphate synthase TrpC translates to MNILDTIIESKREEVIKKKTEKPVAELEQTVLYTRPVLSLKQFLLDDTRTGIIAEFKRKSPSKGIINDKVDVIEVTSAYASNGASCLSVLTDELFFGGSTEDLVKARVNKIPILRKDFIVDEYQITEAKSMGADVILLIAACLTVAEVKRLAAFAKSLGLEVLLELHAEEELGHICEETEIVGINNRNLKTFEVDIERSLRMAKQIPADKIKVAESGISSVENILLFKENGFRGFLIGENFMKEENPGKAFEQFVRTLKTKA, encoded by the coding sequence ATGAATATACTTGATACCATCATTGAAAGTAAGCGGGAAGAAGTAATCAAAAAGAAAACAGAGAAACCTGTTGCTGAATTAGAGCAAACCGTGTTGTATACGAGACCTGTACTTTCATTGAAACAGTTTTTGCTGGATGATACAAGAACCGGCATCATTGCAGAGTTCAAACGAAAATCACCATCAAAAGGAATTATTAATGACAAGGTGGATGTGATTGAAGTAACATCAGCTTATGCCAGTAACGGAGCTTCCTGTTTGAGTGTGCTCACAGATGAACTGTTCTTTGGCGGAAGTACGGAAGACTTAGTGAAAGCAAGGGTAAATAAGATCCCGATTCTGCGGAAAGATTTTATTGTGGATGAATACCAGATCACGGAAGCAAAGTCAATGGGTGCTGACGTAATTTTGCTCATCGCTGCCTGTTTAACAGTAGCTGAAGTAAAACGGTTGGCGGCATTTGCAAAATCGCTGGGATTGGAAGTTTTACTGGAACTTCACGCAGAAGAAGAGCTGGGGCATATTTGTGAGGAAACAGAAATTGTGGGTATCAACAACCGCAACCTCAAAACATTTGAAGTGGATATTGAACGGAGTTTGCGGATGGCGAAACAGATTCCTGCAGATAAAATAAAAGTGGCCGAGAGCGGTATCAGCTCAGTAGAAAATATATTGTTATTTAAAGAGAATGGATTCAGGGGATTTTTGATTGGTGAAAATTTTATGAAAGAAGAAAACCCCGGGAAGGCATTTGAACAATTTGTAAGAACATTAAAAACCAAAGCATGA
- the trpD gene encoding anthranilate phosphoribosyltransferase, translated as MKKILQYLFEHKALTREAAKDVLVNIGKSIYNEHEVTAFMTVYLMRSITIEELQGFRDALLELCVPVDLGGYDVLDIVGTGGDGKNTFNISTLSCFIVAGAGQKVAKHGNYGASTISGASNVMEQLGYKFKNSTDNLKREVEEANICFMHAPMFHPALKTVGPIRRNLGMRTFFNMLGPMVNPANPAYQLVGVFNLEMARVYNYLLQQTGGAFTIIHSLDGYDEISLTNDTKVITNKGERIMTPEQLGKRMVQPSDLHGGNSIEESAKIFTKILSGEGTWAQNAVVMANAAMGLYCTGNFQTYDDAYSAAVESLESGRANQSLKTLISLQ; from the coding sequence GTGAAAAAGATTTTACAATACTTATTTGAACATAAGGCACTTACAAGAGAAGCTGCAAAAGATGTTTTAGTAAATATCGGCAAGAGCATTTACAACGAACATGAAGTAACAGCATTCATGACTGTCTATCTTATGCGCAGTATTACCATTGAAGAACTGCAGGGCTTTCGTGATGCTTTGCTGGAACTTTGCGTGCCCGTTGATCTTGGTGGTTATGATGTACTGGATATAGTTGGTACAGGTGGTGATGGAAAAAACACCTTCAACATATCTACACTTTCCTGTTTTATAGTTGCAGGTGCCGGACAAAAAGTAGCCAAGCATGGTAACTATGGTGCTTCCACCATCAGTGGTGCAAGTAATGTAATGGAGCAGCTTGGTTATAAATTCAAGAACAGTACAGACAACTTAAAACGTGAAGTGGAAGAAGCGAATATTTGTTTCATGCATGCACCGATGTTTCATCCGGCATTAAAAACAGTTGGACCAATCCGCAGAAATTTAGGCATGCGTACATTCTTCAACATGCTGGGGCCGATGGTGAATCCTGCCAATCCTGCTTACCAATTGGTGGGTGTGTTCAATCTTGAAATGGCAAGAGTGTATAATTATTTATTGCAGCAAACAGGCGGAGCATTTACCATCATTCACAGTCTTGATGGATATGATGAAATATCACTGACCAACGATACCAAAGTGATCACCAATAAAGGCGAACGGATCATGACACCTGAACAGTTAGGCAAACGGATGGTGCAGCCAAGTGATCTGCATGGAGGAAACAGTATTGAAGAATCAGCAAAGATCTTTACAAAGATTTTAAGCGGTGAAGGAACATGGGCGCAGAATGCTGTGGTGATGGCGAATGCGGCTATGGGATTGTATTGCACAGGAAATTTTCAAACCTATGATGATGCCTATTCAGCAGCAGTTGAAAGTTTGGAAAGCGGAAGAGCCAATCAATCTTTGAAAACATTAATCAGCCTGCAGTAA
- a CDS encoding endonuclease domain-containing protein: MFNNASHLIFELAKDLRRNMTDAESLLWNHLKAGVKGLKFRRQHPIGIYIADFYCHKLRLIIEIDGSIHNVKEVKDNDLKRENDLKEWGNTIIRFTNERVFKSIDSVLDEINTIVENLINNSKELPKQ; encoded by the coding sequence ATGTTTAATAATGCCAGCCACTTGATTTTTGAATTGGCTAAAGATCTGCGTCGGAATATGACGGATGCTGAAAGTCTTTTGTGGAATCATTTAAAAGCAGGTGTGAAAGGATTAAAGTTTAGAAGACAGCATCCAATAGGTATTTACATTGCAGATTTTTATTGTCATAAGCTCAGGCTGATCATTGAAATTGATGGGAGCATTCACAATGTGAAGGAAGTAAAAGACAATGACCTGAAGCGTGAGAATGATTTAAAGGAATGGGGTAATACAATTATTCGATTTACAAATGAACGTGTTTTTAAAAGTATAGATAGCGTACTCGATGAAATAAATACTATAGTTGAAAATTTAATTAACAATTCAAAAGAATTACCAAAGCAGTAA